Below is a window of Phreatobacter oligotrophus DNA.
AATGGGCGTTGCAGCAGTTCCCAGAGTCATCCTTCGCCTGGGTTTACGCGCGCTTCACCGCGGTAATGCCTCGCCCCTCGAGCAAGGTGAACCGCCCCGGTTTTGCCGGAAGCCTGTTGTGGTGAGTTGTGCGGCGATCGCTTTCTGCGAACGAGGTGTAGTTGAGTTCCTCAGCTTCGGCGGGCGGGATGTTGTTTGTTCCTCATGACCATCCCACTCGGTAGTTGGAGCCTCCGGCAAAACCGGGGCGATTCACCGAGCGATCCTCGATGCCGTTAGGTGGTGCGTCGTTTGTCAGCATGGCTCTTCAAGAAGGCCCTGAGCCATTGACTCCATTGGCACTGCAAGATGCAATGTTCATGTTTTGTTCAATCGCGAGGGGTCGCGTATGAGTAGCGTTTGGTACCACGTTGTTGTGGTTTTTGGTGTGGGGGACGGAGGTCGTCTCGTGCCGGTTCTCGAGCGTCCCGCGATTGATCCGGAGGAAGCTGTGCGTTTGTCAAAAGCCATGGCTCATCGATACGCGGGGGCGGTAGCGTTTAGCAGATGGATGGACATTGCCACCGGCCGTTATGGTCCGCCTGTTGTCCGCGGATGCTATGGAAACCTCCCTAAGGAGATAATCCACCTTTGCCGTCCTGATCATGGCACGGCCTCGGCAGGCAGGCGTATGCGTTCGACCGAGACACCGACGCGAAGGGTTTCAAATATACAGCCTGGTCGACTGCGTCTGGTGAAGCCTGCTGGAGCGGGCCGAGGAGGGTGACCGTAGCGTGTGAATGGTGCCCGGAGATCGATTTTCCGTGGAGACTGCAGCGGATCGCTCCGGAGTCTGATGGCGTGATTGGCTGCAAGCGAAGGTCGGCGTCAGGCCATCACTCGTCAGAGAAAGCCGGAAGCCGTCCGGCTCGCGCCTCCTTGAGTACCTCGAGTCTTATTGCCGAGGACAGATTCCCAGTCTCGCGCTGGCTGTCGATTTGAGAGACATAGGAACTGAGCGATTCGCTGTTTAGGCGTGCCAGCCTGCGAACTGCGTTCCAGAACTCGTCCTCAATGGAAAGAGACGTCCTGTGTCCATCGAGAACAATCGATCGCTTCTTGATCTGAGATTGAGTTGTTATGCGACGGCTTGAGGGCGGCATCCGTCTGACTCCGTCACATGACTGTCTACAACCTCATCGCAGTCTGATTCGGTTAAGGGGTCTTTAACCGCCAGCGCCTCTGCATACGGCGAATCTGCTCTCTCAACGTCAGAGTCGTCTGGTTGCCGTCACGCGACGTTGCCGAAGGTTGCGAACGGGCTTCCCGGGTCACGCTCGCTCCAGCGCGGCGATTGTCCGGACAATCCTCTCGCGATCGGCTTCCGTCTGCTGTCCATCGAGGAAGACCGCGAGGTAAAGTTATCATTGCTCGCCAATTACCTGCGATCTTCACCCCTCGGCCCGATCGCAGAGCGGCCCGCGCTCACGAAGCTGTCATCGCGGCTTTGGTAACGCGACGCGCCCTGGATGCGAAGGACGGATTGGCTGGCCGTCGCACCGGTCTGCTCAACGATCGCGCTCGTTCGAATGCGCGCAAAGCCCAAGGGGATTTCGTATGCTCACTCGCCGCATCCTTCTCTCCAGCGTCTGCGCTGTCTCGGCCGGAGCGACCGCTCTGCCGGCACATGCTCAAGCTGTTACGTTCACGCGCTACTCGAAGGGGACCTTTGACCGGATGATCGCCGCGGGTGGCCCGGTCTTTGTCCATGTCCACGCAGATTGGTGTCCGACGTGTCGCGCGCAATTGTCCAGCTTCAACCAGATCGGCGCTTCTGGTTTTGGAAACGCGCAGATGGTTCGTGTGGACTTTGATGCGGATAAGGCCTTCCTAACGGAACATAACGTTCGCAGTCAGTCGACCATTCTGATCTTCCGCGGCGGGCGCGAGGTCGCGCGGTTGGTGGGCCAAAGTGACCGGGCCGCTATCGAGCAGGCTCTCAAGGCGCTGTCGGCCTGAGCCGGCTACAGCTCGGGGGCGACCGGCAAGAAGGCCGCCCCCTCCGCCGCTCACCCGTTCTCTGCCGGTTCTGCTGCAAATGACTGCACTTGTGCTGAGCTACCTTGCTGGCGTTCTGACCACGCTGAACCCCTGCGTCTTGCCGGTTCTCCCCATCATCCTGGCGTCGGCATTCTCAAAAGGACGCCTGGGACCGCTGGCTTTGACGGGAGGGATGGTGCTCGGCTTCACCTTGCTCGGCACAGCACTTGCCGCCACGGGTCAGGCGCTAGGCTTGTCCGACGTTGTGTTTCGGACGGGCGCGGCCGTCCTTTTCGTGCTCTTCGGGCTTGTCCTGCTTGTGTCCGCCGCCGGCACCGCTTTCGCTGGGGCGCTCCAGCCTGTCGCAGACGCTGCATCGACGATCGCCGCG
It encodes the following:
- a CDS encoding ribbon-helix-helix domain-containing protein, whose translation is MPPSSRRITTQSQIKKRSIVLDGHRTSLSIEDEFWNAVRRLARLNSESLSSYVSQIDSQRETGNLSSAIRLEVLKEARAGRLPAFSDE
- a CDS encoding thioredoxin family protein gives rise to the protein MLTRRILLSSVCAVSAGATALPAHAQAVTFTRYSKGTFDRMIAAGGPVFVHVHADWCPTCRAQLSSFNQIGASGFGNAQMVRVDFDADKAFLTEHNVRSQSTILIFRGGREVARLVGQSDRAAIEQALKALSA